aaaagtatttgagtacaaaaaatacttttgtgaatattaagttctcacccctccattcaatggggagaacggaagggggatgttacttcctttcaagtttatgcataactcaagaatttacaacacaaaaaaaaattaaatttggcatgggatggtagttCAATACgagatttttttatgtcaaacaattccttttttgcagtgggatgatagaattgggaataaaggaagggaagaggaaagcttacatttaactttttttttttacaaaatccgagaaatggacaaaacttaacatggaaaaccattttggtatgattcttgaattatctgacacaccatcctcctttaaGTGAGTAGATACATAAATAGGAGAAGGGACGTAAGCCcgatacaattttgttagcataagttctcaatttatgctaacgaagccgacaaatggaaacaaatatggcatggaaagatatatggttacgagatatgtttctacgattgttatagacccgctttacagtgtagagaggagaagaaaggagggggctccataaaaattttgttgaaatcttaaaaacttattaacgaatggaactatatttgatataagaggatttttgggaacgaacaAAAATGGGTATGATAATAAATGATCACGATCTTCTGCAAAATAGGAGGTTAAGGGAAGcacaggggggctctcttatcagttttttagcatcaatccagaacatatcaagcaaaaacaaccatatttaataagttagattgtttgcgtatgaTTTATTTGAGACACTCCTTTTCAATGGCGAGGCTTAAAGAtacatattaaaaatatcagatctttaacacataTTTATTGATCaatattcagaatattagtttaagttatctttgtgtgacaatttgaaactccagctgcagctcttattttagagcggttgcttatgaattatgttaaaatttgatttaaaataatgccaacaaaacaataaaaatttgaataaattctgaaaatatcatttgattttgaaaggtgttgcaaagcacaccgggtcagctagtctatatatataaaaatgaatttctgtctgtctgtctgtctgtctgtctgtctgtctgtctgtctgtctgtctgtctgtctgtctgtctgtctgttccctatagactcagaaactactgaacctatttacgtgaaacttggtaggtgggggtattggaggacagggaaggttcctatcatgatttgggacccctccccctaacaggaaggggggaggggcctcccaaacaaaaaacaattttttgcataactcgagaaccaatcaagcaaatggtatcaaatttggaatgggatggtatttgggaacggaaaatatttttataaatattaggtacccctccctcctctcagtggggtaataggaagaggggaggggggctaccttacaatttttcatataactcaaaaactaatcaagatatttgaaccaaatttggcatgggaaggtattttgatacgaaaaatatttcaatgattatttgaaacccctccctctttccagatgaaagggggaggggcctctttcatatttttttacataactcaaaaactaatgaagcaaatggaaccaaatttggcatgggaaggtatttggatacgaaaaatatttctatgattatttgagacacctCCCTCtttcagtagggagatataaaggggggaggggccctctttttaattttttacataacttaaaaactaattaagcaaatggaaccaaatttggcatgggcggatgtttgggaacgtgacatgttctaatgattgtttgagaacccttgcttcttccagcggggagaaaggaaagagggagggaagtttcataaattttttattgcataacacaaaaactacaacaacaaatggaaccaaacttggcatggaatgatatttgggtacgagaaatgcttctatgaatatttcgtatccctcacaccttcaaaaaggtggatgaaaaggaggATAAGAGGtcttccttacaattttcagtataactggagagctgatcgagcaaattgaaccatgtttggcatgtgagggtatttggatacgagaaatgtttctattattaaTTGAAGCGCCACCTTTTTCAACGGAAAGATAAAAAGGGTGAAAGGATgacttccatacatttttttttgcataactcgagaattaatagagcaaatgaaataaaatttggtatcaaaaagtatttgagaacaaaaaatacttttatgaatattatgtTCTCACCCCTCttttcaatggggagaacggaagggggatggttctttgtttcaaatttatgcataactcaagaatcccaaatttggcatggaatggtattttaatacgagaaatttttttacgtCAAaccattcctttcttgcagtggtatgatagaattgggaataaaggaagggaagaaggagagaaatggacaaaacttaacatggaaaatcattttggtatgattttatgattatctgacacaccatgctctattcagtgagtaggtacatgggaggagggaggttagctcaatacaattttgttagcattagttctcaatttatgctaacgaagctaACAAATGGatacaaatatggcatggaaaggtacttgattacaagatatgtttctacgattgttattgACCCtttcgctttacagtgtagagaggagaaaaaaggagggggttgcatataaattttgttgtaaagcttaaaaacttatcaaccaatttaacaatatttgataccaaaagatttttgggaatgaataaaatgggtatgattaatTATTAAAGATCACCCCCTATTCAGCAGGGCGGAGGGAAGGACAGgagggggggctctcttatcagttttctagcataaatccagaTTATATCAagaacaaccatattttatcagttgaattatttgcgtacgatttatttgagaccctccttttttagggcgaagcttaaagaaacagattaaaattatcagatctttaacacaaattcatGGATCAatattcagaatataagtttaagttatttttggattgcCTTCCGATactccagctgaagctctcattttatagcggttgcttatgaattatgttataatttgatttaaaataataccaacaaaacagtaaaaatttgagtaaattctgaaaatatcattcgattttgaaatgtgtagcaaagcacaccgggtcagctagtgtaacaataaaaaaatcgatcatgaattgtgaatggaaaaaaatcacctcgaacagaaatctatctctagtcttttgattacctctccgacacctaaccaataggctaaattgtcggatgaaaactagtcaaggtgtggcgctataaatcaattttaattcgctgctagattctacggcagaaaatgctcattatgcctcgataatatggtgctctatatgcccctagtcaacaaatttaagtaaaaacgtgttttaaaattgataaaagtgaaaaatcaaaaattttatgatggaaaaaattgagaaacaatgtgtacatcatgttgcagtgcgtacattatagatcaaggttattttaagatcataagagcttatttcaaggatcaagtctcctgtaacttaaaaaatatcacttttttttagtctcacgaaaatgcttctagtccatctacgagttcatatatctttctaacttttggagcatataaatttgaattcacaCGCTGTTAGAAAATGCAACAATCcggagttgctaaattttcccaaaaagaaatgatgaaaataagaaaaggggatcaagtatccccattctcccctatctataaaaaattgaaatatatctACGTGCTTTTCAATGTACCCTGAGTGAACTTTCCAGTTCCATAAGGCACCTTCTGAATTTGGAACTCCCATGTAACTTGTATGATGCAGATGTATTTTCCTCAGCCATAATAACTTGAGAAACAAAAATCGTGATCTGAAATtgaaactaagttttttttattaccataAGGAAGCTTTTCAGTAGAAATAACACAGATGAGATCAGTCTAGTTTCAGTCTCGCTTAGTGATGATGATGCGAGTGCAGGTTCGAGTTGGCGTAGCTGCTGGCATGGCCATGGCCATGATGACCGTGTCCTTCGAATCCTCCGTGGCCTCCATGTCCTGCCTCATGATGATGGTGATACACCTGTGGATGATTGGCATGACCAACTCGGGTCACATGAGCCTGGAATCCGTTATGTTTGTCCGAGTTGTACTGCACAATTCGTTTGGTTCCATCAGCTTCATCCAGGGTGTACTCTCCCTTGACCACATCTCCATCTCGATGTTCCCACTGACTCTTGTGATCTCCCGTTTTATGATCCTTCACTCCGTATTCGAACTTATAACTGGGATGCGAGTGATAATCATGATGCTCATGATGACCTCCATGTCCACCGTCATGCCCTCCTTCCCATGAAGCGCAAACAGCCACAGCCAGCGCAAGAACTAGAACAAACTGTCAAATCACAATTTTAATCATTGTTAGTATTTGCCGATTACTGAGAGATAATTTGTAAATCAGGTACCTTAAACATGTTGACgattgaatttggaattcacttGACTGGAACGCTCTCAATTGTCTACTGATGATTGTTTGTTCCGATTTGAACTAATTTATACTAAAACACACCGTTTGTTGCATTCTGATCTAGACATGCCAGTCGCTTAGTTTTTGAATACCGATCAGCGAACTAACGGTGTTTGAAGGTTTCAAGAGATTTAGTTTATCCATGAAAGTCGGCTCAAGTTAAGCGAAATGCGTGATGAATTGTGGGGATAATTTTGTTAActcttttcaattttaagagATGAGGtgataattttaattgttaGTTCGAGGATATACATGACTAAATCCTCGTAATAGTGAGTATGACTTTGATGACAAAATAGAACAAATTCTATATTGAGTCTCAATATAACTTTTCAGTAACTATCATATTTtatggttgaaataaaattatgacagAGGTCAGATCAGAATGGgtgtaggcttaatagcggcatgttatccaaacatacgggaaaattg
This sequence is a window from Uranotaenia lowii strain MFRU-FL chromosome 3, ASM2978415v1, whole genome shotgun sequence. Protein-coding genes within it:
- the LOC129752742 gene encoding adult-specific cuticular protein ACP-20-like; the encoded protein is MFKFVLVLALAVAVCASWEGGHDGGHGGHHEHHDYHSHPSYKFEYGVKDHKTGDHKSQWEHRDGDVVKGEYTLDEADGTKRIVQYNSDKHNGFQAHVTRVGHANHPQVYHHHHEAGHGGHGGFEGHGHHGHGHASSYANSNLHSHHHH